The Hypanus sabinus isolate sHypSab1 unplaced genomic scaffold, sHypSab1.hap1 scaffold_503, whole genome shotgun sequence DNA segment agggaccaatttaacttTCTGGCTGGCATTAAACGGTACAACCAACTCCTTTGAGCCAGCAACTTCTTTCTCGAGCCTTAACTTCTCTATCACAAACTGCCTCTGTCTTTCTCCTTcttccctctgtttttctgcttcCTCAGCTTCAGAACTCCTTTTTTTTATGCTTCTTCCTTCTGTTTGTATGCCTGtcaagcatcaaacaccctcttTCTCTCATTCTCTTCAGCCTCTAATTTAAGTACATCAATCTTCAATTGTTCCAGTCATAACTGGATCTCCTCTTTACTCACAGAAAACCTGTGTAACACCTCCTTATCATACACCTTCATAGATATATTGTGCTCAACTATTTTCCTCTGAATTTCTGGCTTTCTCATAGCCCCCCTATGGAGGCTGCAATTCCCAGCCGCACCATCAACCGGACATATTAAAGTGTCCTGGAGCCGACCATCCTCCTGATGATCTGGTAAACGACTGAGCTGTTGCGTTGCACCAGCCTAAGTAGATGGGGCTGGATAATTGGATTGTGCCATTCTACTACAGCCAGGGGAATGTTCTCTGGAGCTACTTCATTTATGCCGTATCTTTTTAAGGAGAGGAATGTTTTCTCTCCCATGCAACTTACTATTGAATGGCCAGCATCCAATATAAGCCCACAGCCAGGAGCTGAGTGGTGTCTCTTGGTCAGAGGAGTATTTCTCTATGTTGTTGTAACCCAGTTTTGTTCTGTTTAGCTGATTCAAGTTTGGACTGCAGAACAGTTCTGTTGAGTTTATAAACATTTTGGGTAACAAAACTCCTATTTTTTTCACCTGTACCTGCTCTCCCAGTTTTATGCTTCCCCTGGTCCTTCACACCCCCATACCTCATTGAGGTTCAATAGTCAGCAATTCATTTGTTTTAGCTTTTCCTAATGCCTCAGGGGTTGGCACTTCCAGACATATATAaatatccattgctgctgatttccacacacaaataaatcaaaagggattttccCCAATCAGATTGATAATTATTTGATCAATAAGCCCtgcaaatttgttcatatcccagacgcaggccccaattttgttatgaaccaTAATGCTTTAGACACAAACCAGCAacaatagactacacctggagtccaGTTTTGATGTCAAAACCACTGTCTTTATTTGTAACTATTATAAAATTGTAACAAACAATTTAAACAAAAGTtaagtgttatgtgtataaatgtgtgtaaatataactcccaaactactgAGCTCGAGGGAAACAATGCTTGGAGTCTTGCGATGGTAAAGTTCAGGTCatccacagaataggtgatgagagagagatagttgcaatccagggtaaatgtcgagagaaggcaattctgtcgaattccacaggttccacggtggtaaaaTGAGAGATCAGTCGCTGTAGAATTTATCcgtcgttccaaatccacatacgaattatcaccgaaagcGAATTGTCACAGTGATATCGTCGTCACCCAGGAAAGggtaacacataagtggtctccacaggatacgCCAAATCCGATCCAAacctatggatcaaacgaggtgacaaccacacattccaTGTACGGTGAattgataattaacccacccttgcgGGTATAGGAAATTTCTGAAAAATGACCCTTGGCCACCAACTCCCTGGTttcaatccttccatttttcctctgtCTCCATCTGACTCTGAGCGTCCGTGTCCTCGATTAAAACTAAACacgctgcaagtcagactgatttgaTTTCTTAATCTCACActttctctcttaaaatgacagtccacagtaaacgaaacatagggattcataacaatggccacaCCCTGTTGTgatctgactggtgtgccagtagttgggatgactgagtgaaacctttcccacagactgagcaggtgaatggcttctccccagtgtgaactcgctgatgtctctgtaggttggatgaatcagtgaatctcttcctgcagtctgagcaggtgaaaggcttctccccagtgtgaactcgctgatgtctctgtaggttggatgaatcagtgaatctcttcctgcagtctgagcaggtgaaaggcttctccccagtgtgaactcgctggtgactctgtaggctggatgactcagtgaatctcttcccacatactgagcaggtgaacggcttttccccagtgtgaaatcgctgatgtctctgtcggctggatgactcagtgaatctcttcccacagactaagcaggtgaacagcttctccccagtgtgatctctctgatgactctgtagtctgaatgactgactgaatctcctcccacagacggatcagatgaatggcctctccccagggtgatctcgctgatgtaccagtaggttggatgatgcagtgaatctcttcccacagacagagcaggtgaacggcttctccccagtgtgaactcgctgatggatcagtaggcgggatgacagtgtgaatcccttcccacattctgagcaggtgaacggcttctctccagtatGAACaaactggtgtgccagtagttgggatgaccaagtgaatctcttcccacagactgagcatgtgaacggcttctccccagtgtgaactcgctgatggctcagtaggtgggatgactgagtgaatccattcccacagactatgcaggtgaacggccgcccCCTGGTGTGAagtcgctggtgagccattagatcaGATAACCGAGAGAAACCCTTCcccgaaattcagcagatgacagcCTGTGCCCAGTGTGATCTAACTGATGTAcccacaggtgggatgaccaaCAGAATCATTTCCCACAAAcagaatggccttgcccagtgtgaacctgctcatgtaccttcagttgagataaccaagtgaatccattcccactgtctgagcaggtgaatggccactctccagtgtgaactgactggtgtaccattaggtcagatgacccagagaatcccttccccgaaattcagcagatgaccagcctctgcccagtgtgatctgactggtttgtccacaggtgggatgccCGGCAGAATcctttttcacacacagaacagattaatggccttgcccagtgtgaacttgctgatataccttcagttgaaatgactgagtgaatccattcccactgtctgagcaggtgaacggcctttctcctgtgtaaaatgacaggCTTGCAATTTTGTCAAATGACCaaatgaatccctccccacagtctgagcaggaaggatggtcgagtgaatcccttgctccacttcttaaatatctagacagagacaacaaaactggcgtgccatgtttgagcttcctggagcCAAATTCCTtcccatttttaacctgtaagaagatttacaaaatccatcaatggatttaggacaacatttcagatgagattacatgAGTTGCCAAGgattgatctggtatcacactctcctgactgggcagagagctggtatctggaatgaccatcaattcctgtctctataagaatgctCTATCAGAtgttcttcctgtctctataagaatggggcatttctgccatctgcaaTCTGTggcctggctcagtttgactctccattggtattattccctgctcctgctgagcagcatgggtgcctggccccacagtaactgaaacagtatcacacaaatagtctttctAGACGTGCAACTGGAATTTTCtcttatgtattattaacttaaagtgccacaattttaacgccatataaaaaattcctactgagatgaatggttggtccACATAGCTGTTAAAAGGgcttagagtgaatttttgtaatatttcagttTTGTCTAgaaaactacaacacagaaacaggccctttgggctatctagtttgtgctgaactaattaaactgccCACTGCCacatccctaccatccaggtacctacacgaaccgcttaaatgttgaaatcgagctcgcatgcaccactcgggatggctgctcattccaaacctagatgactttctgtgtgaagaagtttcccgtcatgttccccttaaaatttcacctttcacccttaatccatggccactggttgtagtcccacaccaatcagtggtaaaagccagcttgaaTTTACACcttccctttagttgaatatactcaaaggcgctttctaaatggtcacctatgtcgtTGTCATTcataggtcgaataaatgctataaaaatggctATTCTACcgaattttttatatatatttcaggcagttccctcttttgttccaaaaacattatttgataaaatagattctttgATTTtatcttatgtttggaataataaaggctctagagtgaataaacttttattgcaaaaatcaaaaaaagatggaggactggctttaccaaactttagattttattactgggcaattaatattcattatattactttttggatttatgagaTAGACGACCAAGAccgcccttcatggttacagttggaggaaaattcagtaatagGGTTTTTGTTagctactttattaggagctcctcgTCCGTTTCcgttctccagaataggtagacaatctcttaacactattgttaaacatacttttaaaatttggtttcaatttcatagattttttgaattattttttttttattttctagtAATACTTattctaatttattttttaaaccatcaactatggataaggcttttttaacatggaaaattaagggaataaagacTTAATtacatttgtttttacaagattgtttaatgtctttctcacagttaatggataaatatgatatctaatacacattttttcaggtatttacaggttaggaatttcttaCATGATTTTTTACTgaattaccccttggcctgcttttcaaatttggcttatgttatttttcagtttaaaccttttcaaaaacgattaatagctatcatttataaacagttaatgaatgctcgcatgtcgcctaatgatagggttcaacctatctgggaaatagaacttcaacattcactttcagatgatcaatggaataAGATTTATTATTTAGTCTATAATTCATCTGTCTGTGTACACCATATCTTAAtacagtttaagatagtacacaggccCCATAtaatccaaagataaattggtgcaTATTTTTCTGAATATAAGCCCtatctgtgacagatgtaacacagaaatggctactttaactcatatgttttggtcatgtgcaagtttaaataatttttggagggatgtgtttggaatattatctaaagttatagatatggatgttcaaccttATCCAATTACAGCAATTTTTGTGATTATTCCAGAAGAAGCAAGCAAAGTATCTGCTtctgcccaacatgtgatagctttttcaccTTTAccggctaggagagctattttgctacattgGAACGAATCTAACCACCTACTGTTTCCTATTGTTTCTCCACCATtgtgtcatgtctaagcttggagaaaattagaagcaggacatttgatacatcctttaattttgaacaagtctggtgaccttttattcaatattttcacatgatttaatttatttttttaaattctctttgGGGGAAATCCTTATCCATGAAAGTTCAGAGATGACTgaaaggatgtgtttttttttcactctctctgtttttttccaattttatcctcaattggacagcccaatctttctttttctttcccttttttctctttcttttttttttaattttttttgtttcagtttagttagtggttttttttccttatcaataaaatttccaattttttaaattattatgaggagttgtaatttttttggaccattgtatatataatggcataatattttacttatttgattttgatattatatactttttgtttttactattgctgtttatgtcttttatatatctacttgttaaactcctcttccgatttgtatattctttagttggaaatcaataaaaaagaatgaaaaatgaAGTTACACCATCTATGCCCCTCTTTCACAATCAaacctcccctcaatcttcaacattccaaggaataaagtcctgagaagatgaactgatttccaaaagtcatgaagttaaagatgaaacattattttcaacattttaagcaagattagtgtattatttttgtttttacaatttcagagtgaaaaaaaaggaaaggagcagcatgcaaaagtttgggaaccccaagagatttgagctctcaggtaCCTTTTACCAAGGAGTCAGACCTTCATTAACtggttagggctatggcttgttcacaatctTCATTAGGAAAAGCCAAGTGttacaa contains these protein-coding regions:
- the LOC132389216 gene encoding zinc finger protein 664-like, whose amino-acid sequence is MAHQRLHTRGRPFTCIVCGNGFTQSSHLLSHQRVHTGEKPFTCSVCGKRFTWSSQLLAHQFVHTGEKPFTCSECGKGFTLSSRLLIHQRVHTGEKPFTCSVCGKRFTASSNLLVHQRDHPGERPFI